GTTGCGAGCAGGATCATCGCGCGCCTCCTCCGTCTCTCCGGCGGTGCAACCGGACATGCATGCCGATTGTGAAGCGATCCACAATGCGAACATAGCAGCATCCCGTTTCCCGGGGAACAGTGAACCGGGGGAACCGGGGTCTGGCTACTTTTGCGTTAACACACATATCGCGTTGTATGGCAGCCGGATTAGAAGACACTGTTTCGGGAGGTTTCCGGCGTAGTCGAATAACCTTCACTATTACCACTTATCGGTCTCTTCTGGAAGGCTCTACCGACGGCGACAGAGTCCTGCCCGCCCGGAGCAGCCCGGGCGACAAGGTTTATCCCGGCAGGTAGCGTGAAGGCCATTCGTTGACCTTCACCCAGCCCTTCTCGATACTCCGGCGGATCGATGATGCAGGCCTGCGTGGTCCGGCCTCCGGCGGCAGTCCATGCAGTTCTCGAAAAGGGGAAGGATCGTTTTGCTCGATATCTACGTCGATGCCGACGCCTGCCCGGTGAAGCAGGAGATCTACGCAGTCGCGAAGCGGTACGGCCTCGAGGTCACACTCGTGTCGAACCAGTGGATGCGCTCGCCCGACTCTTCATGGGTGAAGCTCGTCGTGGTCGAGAGCGGCCCGGACGTTTCGGACGACTGGATAGCGGAACACGCCGGGGAGGGCGACATCGTGATCACGGGCGACATCCCGCTGGCCTGGAGGTGCCTGCACAAGGGCGCGAAGGTGCTGGGGAACACGGGCCGCCCCTTCACCGAGGACAACATCGGCGACGTGCTCGCCGTACGCGACCTCCTGCACGACCTGAGGGAGGAGGGGATGATCACCCGGGGCCCGGCCCCGTTCGCGAAGGCCGACCGATCGCGCTTCCTGCAGGAGCTGGACAAGATGATCGTGCAGATCAGGCGGACGAACGAAAGCGCGCCCGCCACGAGATAGAAGGGCGTCCCGGCAGAACACGCGCGGTTACGGACAGAGGTCGTACCGGGGGGGGACAGCCTCCGACATCGACATAGGAGGCTGGTGTTTCCCGGGCCATCATACCTGGAGGTGCCGTGAGATGTCCTACGCCATGCCGACAGGGCTTGTCTTCCTGATAGTAATGCTCCTGCGGTGCGCCACGGGCTCCCTGGTCGCCCCCTCGATGGGTGCGGCGCCGGTATCGGGATCGACCTTCATGGTCGTGGCGGAAGACTCCCTGGCGGTCCGCGCGAGACCCGATGCCGCGGACGGCCGCTGGGGCGTGCTCGCCCTGGGAGAGAGCGTGGAAATCGGGGTGACGACGCGGGACGGATGGCTCGGCTTCGACCCGGGCGTGGCCCAGGCCGGCAACTCCGGCAGCTTCAGATACCGCTG
The sequence above is drawn from the Candidatus Fermentibacter sp. genome and encodes:
- a CDS encoding YaiI/YqxD family protein — protein: MLDIYVDADACPVKQEIYAVAKRYGLEVTLVSNQWMRSPDSSWVKLVVVESGPDVSDDWIAEHAGEGDIVITGDIPLAWRCLHKGAKVLGNTGRPFTEDNIGDVLAVRDLLHDLREEGMITRGPAPFAKADRSRFLQELDKMIVQIRRTNESAPATR